In Apis mellifera strain DH4 linkage group LG3, Amel_HAv3.1, whole genome shotgun sequence, one DNA window encodes the following:
- the LOC107964134 gene encoding mitotic-spindle organizing protein 2, whose product MTFPQAHQVELIALAELAGISAVPGVYRIILELLALQISPEDIYILLKQICSQSTENQASDNPEEV is encoded by the exons atgaCATTTCCACAAGCTCATCAAGTTGAATTGATAGCATTAGCTGAATTAGCAGGAATTTCAGCAGTTCCGGGAGTTTATCg taTCATATTGGAACTCTTAGCACTTCAAATATCACcagaggatatatatattcttttgaaacaaatatgtTCACAATCAACAGAAAATCAAGCTAGTGATAATCCTGAAGAAGTATAA